A genomic segment from Colletotrichum higginsianum IMI 349063 chromosome 5, whole genome shotgun sequence encodes:
- a CDS encoding Mynd finger family protein, translated as MIAAEPTRWTEQSDEFIRTNSFPGLRWKTLLHDPSLNFLHNEADVARAVESYVHCPTALTLVHGHKQGTFTMKSHSQPYKTVTWDDDDKLPQEPESIQLMPDMVTTMEIQLPGGTTKQVAVIMEYKDTLLNPIEQFQNAIKLAKLEKTAQTVLDTLDTLDEQAGRLVSSSIMDEASSIASESEDLLVGPSDSTVYAPAFDGLDDSVEQSNDTSSTLGLGRLTGYQMDAKEIMTQLTSYALMFQTPWGIVTDFITATIFHFHQMERQGSPKEQLRKGPGEEVTVLNIQDAREILPNILGLMREAETTSW; from the coding sequence ATGATCGCCGCTGAACCGACTCGTTGGACCGAGCAAAGCGACGAGTTCATCCGCACCAACTCGTTTCCCGGTCTTCGATGGAAGACTCTACTTCATGATCCCAGCCTCAATTTTCTTCACAACGAGGCAGACGTCGCTCGCGCTGTGGAATCGTATGTCCATTGCCCAACGGCGCTGACGCTGGTACACGGTCACAAACAGGGTACCTTCACGATGAAATCCCACTCTCAACCGTACAAAACGGTCACCTGGGATGATGACGACAAACTTCCCCAAGAGCCTGAATCGATACAACTCATGCCAGATATGGTGACGACAATGGAGATTCAGCTTCCCGGCGGAACGACCAAGCAAGTAGCTGTAATCATGGAATATAAGGATACACTCCTGAACCCCATCGAACAGTTCCAAAACGCGATCAAACTTGCAAAGCTAGAGAAGACAGCTCAGACGGTGTTGGACACCCTGGACACCCTGGACGAGCAGGCTGGCAGGCTAGTCAGCAGTTCTATCATGGATGAAGCGTCCTCTATTGCATCAGAGAGCGAAGACCTGTTGGTCGGCCCATCGGACAGCACTGTCTATGCACCTGCGTTCGATGGACTCGACGACTCGGTTGAGCAGTCGAACGATACGTCCTCGACACTCGGGCTAGGCCGACTGACTGGCTACCAAATGGATGCCAAGGAAATCATGACACAGCTCACCTCATACGCCCTCATGTTTCAAACACCTTGGGGCATTGTGACGGACTTCATCACCGCGACTATCTTTCACTTCCATCAAATGGAGAGACAAGGTTCGCCGAAAGAGCAGCTGCGCAAGGGTCCCGGAGAGGAAGTCACTGTCCTCAACATCCAAGACGCGCGCGAGATTCTGCCCAACATCCTTGGTTTGAtgcgcgaggccgagacAACTTCTTGGTAA
- a CDS encoding Tat pathway signal sequence has translation MACQSSISYTSLPDSECGDDNLAFTRAKKRLRGPNWKLLAIISIITNLAAVSVILGRLPPRWLAQQECHLDSESLWGHRVPWKKVILENQQEFIDSDPWDSKFGGDGTASVDKGPNPWDSIWFTNWVALEDDPAAKGYGFGTPLTGPNSEGNDLDPIPWEEGSQAFGIGVMHQLHCVASIKKSINDYRYTGGSRGSNSTNTMGHIDHCLEVLRQATICHGDMALIRPNVRGKRYTGYDGWGNEHLCRDWGAITDILKDHGIHYIVGNGMQGWTHYEHSTA, from the coding sequence ATGGCCTGCCAATCATCGATCTCGTACACTTCGCTCCCTGATAGTGAATGTGGTGATGACAACCTTGCATTCACGCGGGCGAAGAAACGATTGCGCGGCCCCAATTGGAAGCTCTTGGCaatcatcagcatcatcacAAACCTCGCCGCGGTTTCCGTCATCTTGGGCCGCCTGCCACCCCGCTGGCTTGCCCAGCAAGAGTGCCATCTGGACTCGGAATCTCTCTGGGGCCACCGCGTTCCGTGGAAGAAAGTGATCCTCGAAAACCAGCAGGAATTCATCGACAGCGATCCGTGGGACAGCAAATTCGGAGGAGATGGGACAGCATCTGTGGACAAGGGACCCAACCCGTGGGACAGTATATGGTTCACCAACTGGGTGGCGCTGGAAGATGACCCAGCCGCAAAAGGCTACGGCTTCGGAACTCCGTTGACGGGGCCGAATTCCGAAGGAAACGATCTCGATCCAATCCCATGGGAGGAAGGGTCCCAGGCTTTTGGTATCGGGGTCATGCATCAGCTCCACTGCGTGGCAAGCATAAAGAAGTCCATCAACGACTACAGGTACACCGGAGGAAGTCGGGGTTCGAATTCGACCAACACAATGGGCCACATCGACCACTGTCTCGAGGTTCTGCGCCAGGCAACCATCTGCCATGGGGACATGGCGTTGATAAGGCCCAATGTTCGTGGAAAGCGATACACCGGCTACGACGGTTGGGGGAATGAGCATCTTTGCCGAGACTGGGGGGCAATCACAGACATTTTGAAAGATCATGGAATCCACTACATAGTGGGCAACGGGATGCAAGGTTGGACACACTACGAGCACAGTACGGCTTAG